The following nucleotide sequence is from Campylobacter coli 76339.
GTGTTTCTAGTATAGGCCAGAAACGATTTCTTGGATGCTGGTAGTAAAATCCATCTTCTCTTGATTTAACCGAAGGAAAAGATCCTAAAATCAAAATTTTAGAATCCTTATCAAAAAAAGGTTTAAAAGGATGAGTTAAAAACTCACTCACTCACATAAATCCACAGAGATTTTACCGTTTTTAATCTCACTGACTTTTACTTTTAAAATTTGATTTTCGCTTAAATTGAGATTTTTACTTTTAGAATTATGAAGCAAACCATCGATTCCATTTTTAAGTTCTATAAAAGCTCCAAAATTTGTGATTTTTTTGACTTTTCCCTCAAATTCTTCGCCGATTTCAAAGCTTGATAGATCTTTTTCTTTAAAGCCTTTTTTATTGTTTTTTTGAGAACTCGTGATATTGATAATATAATCTTTTGCAGCTTTGATTTGTTCGTTTTCATTGCCCGCAATTTTTACTTCACCCTTTTCACGATCCAAATCTATAGAAACGCCAAATTTTTCAATAATTTCTTTGATGGTTTTTCCAGCTTGGCCTATAATATCGACTATTTTTGAAGGATCAACATTGAAAAGTTCGAGTTTTGGCAATACCTCTTCATTAACAACAATTTCCTTAAGTGCTTCTTCCATGATGTTTAAGATATGAATTCTACCTTCTTTAGCTTGATACAAGGCTTCTTTGAGTATTTTTTGATCAATACCGCCCAATTTAATATCCATCTGTAAGGCTGTGATACCGTCTTTACTACCTGCTACTTTAAAATCCATATCCCCATCATGATCTTCTAAGCCCATGATATCGGTTAAAATGGCATATTGATCGCCTTCAAAAATAAGCCCCATAGCTACCCCTGCTACAAGTTTTAAGCTAGGTACCCCCGCTGCTCTTAAAGCTAAAGATCCACCACAAACCGTTGCCATAGAGCTAGAACCATTGCTTTCTAAAATTTCACTTACCAAACGGATAACATAAGGATAATTTTCATCTATACTTGGATAAAGAGCTCTTTTAGCTAAATTTCCATGTCCTAACTCTCTTCTTCCGGGTGCTTTGATAGGACTTGCTTCACCTACTGAAAAGCCTGGAAAATTATAATTAACCATAAAGCGTTCATTGATAGGATTTTTTTCGGTTAACACATCAACCATTTGTGCATCATTTTCACTGCCTAAAGTTGTCACAACCAAAGCTTGGGTTTGTCCACGCGTAAAAAGACAAGAGCCGTGCGCATTAGGTAAAATATTTGTTTCTATGGCGATAGGGCGCACCTCATTTAAATTTCTACCATCCGCTCTTTTTTTTGTATTTAAAATTTGACTGCGAACGATTTTATGTTTGACTTTTGCTAAAGCATTTAAAATGCTTTCTTCGTCCCATTTTGTTGTACTTTCAAAATTTAATATTTTTTCAGCAATTTTATTTAATTCGCTCGCTCTTTCGCTTTTTGCCATTTGATTGATAGCTTGTGCGATTTGATCGTGAAAATTATTTTCTATAAAAGCGAGAAGTTCGAAATTTTCTATTTCATCTTTGAAATTTAAATCGCTTAATTTTTTATGTTTAGAAAAAGCCTCTTCGTAAGCATTAGAGCCATTCAATATAGCTTTTTGAGCTAGGCTTAGTGCTTCTAAAATTTCATCTTCGCTAAGTTCATTCATGCTTTGTGAAGTTGTTTGAGTTAAAACATCTGCATAAGGTGCTTCGATAAAGATTTCATCCTCTTTTTGATTAGGTAAAGCACGCATTTCTATCATTAAAAGTTCGTCTTTAACACCTGCTACATAAAGATCAAGGGTGCTATTTTTAAGTTCTTCATTGTTTGGATTTAGGACAAATTTTTCTTCTATGCGTCCTATGCGAACTCCACAAACAGGAGCTTTCATAGGAATATCACTAAGGTAAAGTGCTACGCTTGCTGCATTTAGGCTCATAACTTGTAGATCAACTTGTGGATCAGCAGAAAGAACCATTACGACAATTTGTGTTGGGTAAGCATATCCTTTTGGAAAAAGCGGACGCAAGCTTCTGTCTATGATGCGTGCAGTTAAGGTTTCTGCATCGCTTGGTTTGGTTTCTCTTTTAACATATCCACCTGGGATTTTTCCTGCTGCGTAAGCTTTTTCTATATATTGAACGGTTAAAGGTAAAAAGTCTTCTTCAACAGGCTTTTCTTCTCTTGCTACTGTGGCTAAAACGACACTCTTTCCTTGTCGCATAAGTACAGCTCCTGCAGCTTGTTTTGCTACTTTATCTATATCAAATACTTCTAAATTACCATTGATTTCTATACTGTATTGCATAATTTGTCCTTTTTTTCCATATAATAAATTTGTCAAACTTTTAAAAATATTTAGCAAATTTCATTCCTTGATTTTAAATTTTACTTTCTGTTTCTGCTAAAGAAAAATCATATTTAACCCCACCTAAAGGATAAAAGTTAAAAATAAAATAAATACCACTTTGATTTTTAGCGGTAATTCCTGCACTTGTAAGTTGTGGATCGATTCTTTCTCTATACATTAAAGAATAATTCCAACATTTGCGTTGAAAAGTGTATCCAAGCTCCCACATATTAGCATGTGCTCTTTGAGTATCAAACCAAATTCCTCCAAACAAATGATAATTTGCACTAGCTAGATAGTTTGTACGAGTACCTATAAAGCTATATTTTCCATATTCATCGTTTTGGTAGGCGTGCGAGAAACTCCAATTGAATTTAGAGTTAGGTTTGATTTCCATTTGACTGATGATATTTGTAAAGCGATCTTGAATATCAGAGTAAATAATCTCGTTGTTAAAACTGATATTGTTATTATAATAATAGCTTATTAAATTACTTATTTCATCAAAATTGCCTCGTTTGTTTAAATAATCGATATTAAGTCTATGTTTGATTTTCTTCTGTCCTTCGTTATTGTAAAAATATTGGACAGTATAAAAGCCAAAATGCTCATCTTCTTTATCGGATTCTTCAAGATAATCTTCTGAAATATTTCCTGATTTAGCACCTGGAAGAATGTATTCTAAGCCAAAGTTAAGCGTATGGAAAAAATTATCATACGCCTTGGATAAATCAGTGTAAAGATTGAAATCATGTGTATTTCTAAAATAATGCTCATGTTCTTTTTCAGGATAATGATTGTAATTTAAAAAAGAAGCATAAAAGCGTTCAGTAAAAGTAAAATGCAAGAAATCATCAAAAAAAGCATTATGATAAGAAATAGGTAAATTTAAATTCAGCTGATTTGCATAAGGGCCTACAGGACGATAAAAATTATGAAATGAAGCATCAAAAGAATAACGCAAGCGTTCATCAAAAAGATTGTTCAAAAAACGATGATATTGAAAGCTTGGGTACTCTTGTAAAGTACGGTCATTGTTTAATGCAGAAGTATCGATATAGTATTTTACATAAGCTCCATAATAATTATTCTCATCCGCTAAAAAATAATTGACTTTTGAAGTAACTAATGAATTTAAATCACGATAATCTCTGCTACCAAGATTAAGATAATCTACATCATTAAGATAGGTTGCATCTATCCATAGACCCTCTTGAAAATTATCACCCAATAAGGTTTTGATTAAGTCATTTCTAGCGTATTTTAATTCTACGCCATAATGGCTTTGATTTTTTAAATTTTCATCATGGTAATAGGATGATTTTTCCCTAAAAGCTCCTAAATTTGCTTCTCCCATGGAATAAGGAGAATCAACAAATCTTAAAGTTGAGTAAAGTCCAAAGCCTCGATTGGTTCTGATTTGAGGGTTTAGTTCTAGATCCCAATTTTCATCAGGCGCTATATAGATAGGTTGTTCATAATACAATCCCTCGCTATTTTTTAAGACTATTTTTGGGATTAAAAGACCGCTTTGGCGATGAGTATCTGCGCTAAAGCCAAAATAGGGCAAATAAAATACAGGAAAATCTTTGACATATAGCTTGGCATTATATAAATGGACAAAATTGCTTTCTCTGTTGAGCCATCCTTTAGAGAAGCGAATTTCCCAATCAGGGTCTTCAACATTACAGCTTGAAACAGCTGAAATTTCACTTTTGAAAACATTCTCATCCAAATAGCTTGTTTTACTTTGAAACCATACTTCTAGCTTGTTATTAGAAAAGAAGAAATTATTAAAATTCGCCTCATTTGAATTTAGATTGATTTTAGCATAGTTA
It contains:
- a CDS encoding Outer membrane protein Imp, required for envelope biogenesis / Organic solvent tolerance protein precursor, with amino-acid sequence MWRKILLLSAGLTLLDAAQVDIYALDAKKQGDILTANEDVVIFSDFYFITANKAIYNEKTGDLELFGDVNILRGQNERSHSNYAKINLNSNEANFNNFFFSNNKLEVWFQSKTSYLDENVFKSEISAVSSCNVEDPDWEIRFSKGWLNRESNFVHLYNAKLYVKDFPVFYLPYFGFSADTHRQSGLLIPKIVLKNSEGLYYEQPIYIAPDENWDLELNPQIRTNRGFGLYSTLRFVDSPYSMGEANLGAFREKSSYYHDENLKNQSHYGVELKYARNDLIKTLLGDNFQEGLWIDATYLNDVDYLNLGSRDYRDLNSLVTSKVNYFLADENNYYGAYVKYYIDTSALNNDRTLQEYPSFQYHRFLNNLFDERLRYSFDASFHNFYRPVGPYANQLNLNLPISYHNAFFDDFLHFTFTERFYASFLNYNHYPEKEHEHYFRNTHDFNLYTDLSKAYDNFFHTLNFGLEYILPGAKSGNISEDYLEESDKEDEHFGFYTVQYFYNNEGQKKIKHRLNIDYLNKRGNFDEISNLISYYYNNNISFNNEIIYSDIQDRFTNIISQMEIKPNSKFNWSFSHAYQNDEYGKYSFIGTRTNYLASANYHLFGGIWFDTQRAHANMWELGYTFQRKCWNYSLMYRERIDPQLTSAGITAKNQSGIYFIFNFYPLGGVKYDFSLAETESKI
- a CDS encoding Polyribonucleotide nucleotidyltransferase — translated: MLNIFKSLTNLLYGKKGQIMQYSIEINGNLEVFDIDKVAKQAAGAVLMRQGKSVVLATVAREEKPVEEDFLPLTVQYIEKAYAAGKIPGGYVKRETKPSDAETLTARIIDRSLRPLFPKGYAYPTQIVVMVLSADPQVDLQVMSLNAASVALYLSDIPMKAPVCGVRIGRIEEKFVLNPNNEELKNSTLDLYVAGVKDELLMIEMRALPNQKEDEIFIEAPYADVLTQTTSQSMNELSEDEILEALSLAQKAILNGSNAYEEAFSKHKKLSDLNFKDEIENFELLAFIENNFHDQIAQAINQMAKSERASELNKIAEKILNFESTTKWDEESILNALAKVKHKIVRSQILNTKKRADGRNLNEVRPIAIETNILPNAHGSCLFTRGQTQALVVTTLGSENDAQMVDVLTEKNPINERFMVNYNFPGFSVGEASPIKAPGRRELGHGNLAKRALYPSIDENYPYVIRLVSEILESNGSSSMATVCGGSLALRAAGVPSLKLVAGVAMGLIFEGDQYAILTDIMGLEDHDGDMDFKVAGSKDGITALQMDIKLGGIDQKILKEALYQAKEGRIHILNIMEEALKEIVVNEEVLPKLELFNVDPSKIVDIIGQAGKTIKEIIEKFGVSIDLDREKGEVKIAGNENEQIKAAKDYIINITSSQKNNKKGFKEKDLSSFEIGEEFEGKVKKITNFGAFIELKNGIDGLLHNSKSKNLNLSENQILKVKVSEIKNGKISVDLCE